Proteins from a single region of Apium graveolens cultivar Ventura chromosome 7, ASM990537v1, whole genome shotgun sequence:
- the LOC141673014 gene encoding laccase-2-like, with protein MGWVSEMCFSDTTAFVPCSVTGAVREAIDDLRRNNVSAFILDLRDNRHGVRQMRTWAYGPEFITQCPIRQGESYTY; from the exons ATGGGCTGGGTTTCTGAAATGTGTTTCTCAGACACAACCGCATTCGTTCCATGTTCTGTTACGG GGGCTGTCAGGGAAGCAATTGATGATCTAAGGAGAAATAATGTCAGTGCATTTATCTTGGACCTTCGGGATAATAG GCATGGGGTTCGTCAAATGAGGACGTGGGCATATGGACCTGAATTTATCACGCAGTGTCCGATTAGGCAAGGGGAAAGTTATACATATTAG